From the Microplitis mediator isolate UGA2020A chromosome 6, iyMicMedi2.1, whole genome shotgun sequence genome, one window contains:
- the LOC130669249 gene encoding WD repeat-containing protein 7 isoform X5, whose product MTEEGSLVVPIVLWGKVPPTHCISCMYLSRDQKTLVTGCYDGHICLWQVDPETLKMTPRCLLVGHTGSVMCLSRASDVLELDYIVSCSENGEMCTWDLVNGNCRENVKIAYVHTQMFAYVSTGSDKVSLFCSGYYPEVLVMDPFSLEILYTLSSRVNPDWISALQVLRPAKRKGRFLVHTNDVVLAITTTGTVKVWSLFGKEQQAKDPIYENESKQIKCLNALAMTCCAYNHRTVLIVCSNSWQVYDAADFSLLCSVNAPQKERWVAGDFLSTDQVLIWTDEGHGYIYKLPSNVAENHDFHTSSIESDQPYSFCILSYPGEKPLSCPPTMKLVTATRQNKPVKYLIRGDSEGVIMIWTVPEMTSQQISEINNSTNELVLSPTIITSLSAAWDAMKPPPVGILDQMDTGETIKLTACIYLPQQSRLVVGREDGSIIIVPATQTVMLQLLHGNHQHYDDWPPHQVLMGHSGRVNCLLYPHSHSPRYDRTHLVSGSVDFAVCLWDLYTGNLVHRFCVHAGEITQLTITPDNCSPRIQKCICSVASDHSVTLLSLAERKCVVLASRHLFPVTTIKWRPLDDFMIVGCSDGAVYVWQMETGHLDRVLHGIIAEEVLFACSDNTIITGDATAGGELGLANPAVHFFRGLRHRNLSAIRHATQRGLHQLQQLHGGHGDHHDSQLKTKDYPLNIEGFRGNPKDPEGHILFFNVEALIVQLLSDEYGSMSPGSLEAQGLISASEYQKVAALTQSASPDAHRKIADFFGRVKDKAGDVERILKEKDRHGILAKMKEGAENVHTKLQAKAESVGLKPLNLDGKGEGWNNGDGSRNTLKRNGNFNEPNSTMEIAQLLLSLLHAWGMDPDLDRVCESKLGLLRPMVPVSFGVICKSSYMTLLLPTWHLQLDLKIEPTQLEQRLPIELVRQDRLTKAFTARAHWELSTTLTSNHLLTVVALANTLMSMNNATFVPEQERNRKMHRPGNRAGVNWNKAEEENEEMYTVQQAQIKQGWSLLATLHCVLLPDKVAALGGVKTFKRPLVEMMACRWQDQCLELREAAQALLLAELGRLGPKGRKTLVDYWAQYLPKDPPKESAPQQQNHSHSPSSSSPVPNADNKTETNHEGNHADEICNSRKPNEAEVRTKEHTAIVLLGVIGAEFGQNVSTTTSQRRDSERRKSSVVEGFGIGNNNLARLTSMSLMRLLLDPHQFKQQTHSSLRRAAIDLIGRGFTVWEPYLDISKVLLGLLEMCCDADKLVPSMTYGLPLTPQADTCRTARHALTLIATARPAAFITTMAREVARFNAIQQNSQTLNVNVNSNILARAKPEILRIVEQLIDKMQSEMSDLLVEVMDIILHCLDPGHLKTKPLNEVFPAVCRFNQVSHCSATRRIAVGGRVGQLALYELRGTVKCQTVSAHQASVTALAFSPEGKFLVSYSCTENKLCFWQQTSSGMFGLGNSQTRCVKSYSTAPMNDVTRLNPMRLARLIWINNRTVTLMLADGSETRFNV is encoded by the exons ATGACTGAAGAAGGAAGTTTAGTGGTTCCAATCGTTCTTTGGGGTAAAGTACCACCCACCCACTGTATATCATGCATGTACTTGTCTCGTGATCAGAAGACCTTGGTCACGGGATGTTATGATGGTCACATTTGTCTATGGCAAGTTGATCCTGAGACGCTCaag aTGACACCTAGATGTCTTTTGGTCGGACACACGGGTTCAGTGATGTGCCTCAGCCGTGCAAGTGACGTCTTGGAGTTGGATTACATCGTCAGCTGCAGTGAGAATGGGGAAATGTGTACCTGGGATTTAGTAAATGGAAATTGCCgcgaaaatgttaaaattgcCTACGTCCATACTCAGATGTTTGCTTACGTTTCAACAGGCAGTGACAAAGTTTCATTATTTTGTTCtgg ATATTATCCAGAAGTTTTAGTAATGGACCCATTCAGTCTGGAAATATTATACACGTTAAGTTCACGTGTAAATCCAGATTGGATTAGCGCATTACAAGTACTGAGGCCGGCCAAACGGAAAGGTCGGTTCTTAGTACACACAA atgACGTGGTACTTGCAATCACGACAACGGGTACTGTCAAAGTCTGGTCACTTTTTGGAAAGGAGCAACAAGCCAAGGATCCGATTTATGAGAACGAGAGCAAACAGATCAAGTGTCTGAATGCTCTTGCCATGACCTGCTGCGCGTACAACCATCGGACAGTTTTGATTGTCTGTTCTAATAGTTGGCAG gtCTACGATGCTGCtgatttttcattactttgtTCAGTGAATGCACCTCAGAAGGAACGTTGGGTAGCTGGAGATTTCTTATCAACAGATCAAGTATTAATTTGGACTGATGAAGGCCATGGTTACATCTATAAATTACCATCAAA CGTGGCAGAGAATCACGACTTCCACACATCTTCAATTGAGAGCGATCAACCTTACAGTTTTTGTATTCTATCGTATCCCGGGGAAAAG CCTCTATCGTGCCCGCCGACAATGAAATTAGTAACAGCAACGCGTCAAAATAAACCAGTTAAATATCTAATTCGCGGTGACAGCGAAGGTGTTATTATGATTTGGACAGTACCAGAGATGACGTCCCAGCAAATTTCCGAAATAAATAACAGTACCAACGAGCTCGTACTATCGCCGACAATAATAACAAGCTTATCAGCAGCTTGGGATGCCATGAAACCACCACCGGTAGGAATCCTCGATCAGATGGACACGGGAGAGACGATAAAATTGACAGCTTGTATATATTTACCCCAACAAAGTCGTCTGGTTGTTGGCCGCGAGGACGGCAGTATAATTATAGTGCCAGCAACTCAGACCGTAATGTTGCAATTGCTGCATGGAAACCATCAGCATTACGATGATTGGCCGCCGCATCAAGTTCTTATGGGGCATTCTGGACGCGTTAATTGTCTTCTTTATCCTCACAGTCATTCTCCGCGCTACGACCGCACGCATTTAGTCTCCGGTTCTGTTGATTTCGCTGTTTGTTTATGGGATTTATATACCGGGAATTTGGTCCATCGTTTTTGTGTCCATGCTGGTGAAATTACACAGTTGACAATAACTCCTGATAATTGTAGt CCAAGGATACAAAAATGTATATGCAGCGTAGCTTCAGATCACAGCGTAACTCTTTTATCACTTGCGGAAAGGAAATGTGTTGTACTCGCGTCGCGTCATTTATTCCCGGTCACTACAATAAAGTGGCGGCCATTGGACGATTTTATGATAGTCGGGTGCTCTGACGGTGCTGTCTACGTATGGCAAATGGAAACAGGACATCTGGATCGTGTTTTACATGGAATTATTGCCGAAGAAGTTTTATTTGCCTGTAGTGACAACACTATAATTACTGGAGACGCAACTGCTGGTGGAGAACTTGGTCTCGCAAATCCTGCGGTTCATTTCTTcag AGGATTGAGACATCGAAATTTGTCGGCTATTCGGCACGCAACTCAACGAGGATTACATCAGTTACAGCAACTTCATGGCGGGCATGGCGATCATCACGACAGTCAACTGAAAACTAAAGACTACCCATTAAATATCGAAGGGTTTAGAGGGAATCCAAAAGATCCGGAAGGACATATTCTGTTCTTCAATGTCGAGGCACTGATAG TGCAATTATTGAGTGACGAGTATGGCTCGATGTCTCCTGGATCATTAGAGGCACAGGGTTTAATTTCAGCGTCTGAGTATCAAAAAGTTGCGGCCCTCACACAATCGGCTAGTCCTGATGCCCATAGAAAAATCGCAG attttttcggTCGTGTCAAGGACAAAGCTGGCGACGTCGAAAGAATTTTAAAGGAGAAAGATCGTCATG GTATATTGGCTAAAATGAAGGAAGGAGCTGAAAACGTACACACTAAATTACAAGCTAAAGCTGAGAGTGTTGGCCTCAAGCCGTTAAATCTTGACGGCAAAG gtgAAGGATGGAATAATGGTGATGGTTCAAGAAATACATTGAAACGTAATGGTAATTTCAATGAGCCTAATTCGACAATGGAAATAGCGCAATTACTACTGAGTCTTCTCCATGCCTGGGGTATGGATCCAGACCTGGATCGTGTTTGCGAAAGTAAATTAGGATTATTACGACCTATGGTACCCGTTTCATTTGGTGTCATATGTAAATCAA gcTACATGACTTTGCTGTTACCAACATGGCACCTACAGTTGGACCTAAAAATAGAGCCTACTCAGTTAGAACAACGTCTGCCAATAGAACTAGTCCGTCAAGATCGCCTAACAAAAGCATTTACAGCCCGCGCACACTGGGAATTATCAACGACCTTAAcatcaaatcatttattgacAGTAGTAGCACTAGCGAATACTCTGATGTCAATGAATAATGCGACATTTGTACCTGAGCAAGAGCGCAATCGTAAAATGCACAGACCGGGTAATCGTGCTGGGGTTAATTGGAACAAAGCTGAGGAAGAAAATGAAGAAATGTATACTGTGCAACAAGCGCAGATTAAACAAGGCTGGTCATTACTGGCGACACTTCACTGTGTTTTATTGCCGGATAAAGTTGCTGCTTTGGGCGGAGTAAAGACATTTAAGCGTCCGCTGGTAGAAATGATGGCTTGCAGATGGCAAGATCAGTGTCTTGAGTTACGTGAAGCTGCTCAAGCTCTTTTGCTGGCTGAGTTGGGTAGACTAGGACCTAAAGGAAGAAAAACTTTGGTCGATTATTGGGCACAATATTTACCCAAAGATCCGCCCAAGGAGTCTGCGCCTCAGCAGCAAAACCACAGTCACAGTCCGTCGTCCTCAAGTCCGGTTCCTAATGCTGACAATAAAACAGAAACAAATCATGAGGGCAATCATGCTGATGAAATTTGTAACTCACGTAAACCAAATGAAGCGGAAGTGAGGACTAAAGAGCACACGGCGATAGTATTATTAGGAGTAATCGGTGCTGAGTTTGGTCAAAATGTATCGACTACAACGAGCCAACGTCGTGACAGCGAGCGACGGAAAAGTTCTGTCGTTGAAGGTTTTGGTATTGGCAATAATAATTTGGCGAGACTTACCAGCATGTCTTTGATGCGTTTGCTCTTAGACCCGCACCAATTTAAGCAGCAGACTCATTCGTCACTCCGTCGGGCGGCTATTGATTTGATCGGCCGCGGATTCACTGTCTGGGAGCCGTATCTCGACATCTCTAAAGTACTTCTTGGTCTTCTGGAGATGTGCTGCGATGCAGACAAACTTGTGCCCAGTATGACTTACGGATTGCCGCTGACTCCACAAGCAGATACATGTCGTACTGCTCGACACGCTCTCACGTTAATTGCTACCGCACGACCCGCGGCATTCATTACAACTATGGCACGTGAAGTCGCGAGGTTCAACGCGATCCAACAAAATTCACAGACACTTAATGTCAATGTCAATTCTAATATACTAGCACGGGCTAAGCCTGAAATTTTACGTATCGTAGAGCAGTTGATTGACAAAATGCAAAGTGAGATGAGTGATCTCTTAGTTGAAGTAATGGATATTATTCTTCATTGTCTTGATCCCGGTCATTTGAAAACTAAGCCCCTTAATGAAGTTTTCCCAGCAGTGTGCAGATTTAatcag GTCAGTCACTGTTCAGCTACACGTCGAATAGCAGTCGGTGGTCGGGTAGGTCAATTAGCACTCTACGAATTACGTGGCACCGTTAAATGTCAAACAGTGTCTGCTCATCAAGCTTCTGTCACAGCTCTGGCATTTTCGCCGGagggaaaatttttagtcagttATTCTTGcacggaaaataaattatgcttTTGGCAG caaACAAGTAGTGGAATGTTTGGTCTAGGTAATTCTCAAACACGCTGCGTCAAATCGTACAGTACAGCACCGATGAATGATGTCACTAGATTAAATCCAATGCGGCTGGCCCGTTTAATATGGATTAATAATCGTACTGTCACTTTGATGCTTGCGGATGGTTCAGAGACACGctttaatgtttaa
- the LOC130669249 gene encoding WD repeat-containing protein 7 isoform X7, with amino-acid sequence MTEEGSLVVPIVLWGKVPPTHCISCMYLSRDQKTLVTGCYDGHICLWQVDPETLKMTPRCLLVGHTGSVMCLSRASDVLELDYIVSCSENGEMCTWDLVNGNCRENVKIAYVHTQMFAYVSTGSDKVSLFCSGYYPEVLVMDPFSLEILYTLSSRVNPDWISALQVLRPAKRKGRFLVHTNDVVLAITTTGTVKVWSLFGKEQQAKDPIYENESKQIKCLNALAMTCCAYNHRTVLIVCSNSWQVYDAADFSLLCSVNAPQKERWVAGDFLSTDQVLIWTDEGHGYIYKLPSNKLKGKALSSSVAENHDFHTSSIESDQPYSFCILSYPGEKPLSCPPTMKLVTATRQNKPVKYLIRGDSEGVIMIWTVPEMTSQQISEINNSTNELVLSPTIITSLSAAWDAMKPPPVGILDQMDTGETIKLTACIYLPQQSRLVVGREDGSIIIVPATQTVMLQLLHGNHQHYDDWPPHQVLMGHSGRVNCLLYPHSHSPRYDRTHLVSGSVDFAVCLWDLYTGNLVHRFCVHAGEITQLTITPDNCSPRIQKCICSVASDHSVTLLSLAERKCVVLASRHLFPVTTIKWRPLDDFMIVGCSDGAVYVWQMETGHLDRVLHGIIAEEVLFACSDNTIITGDATAGGELGLANPAVHFFRGLRHRNLSAIRHATQRGLHQLQQLHGGHGDHHDSQLKTKDYPLNIEGFRGNPKDPEGHILFFNVEALIVQLLSDEYGSMSPGSLEAQGLISASEYQKVAALTQSASPDAHRKIAGEGWNNGDGSRNTLKRNGNFNEPNSTMEIAQLLLSLLHAWGMDPDLDRVCESKLGLLRPMVPVSFGVICKSSYMTLLLPTWHLQLDLKIEPTQLEQRLPIELVRQDRLTKAFTARAHWELSTTLTSNHLLTVVALANTLMSMNNATFVPEQERNRKMHRPGNRAGVNWNKAEEENEEMYTVQQAQIKQGWSLLATLHCVLLPDKVAALGGVKTFKRPLVEMMACRWQDQCLELREAAQALLLAELGRLGPKGRKTLVDYWAQYLPKDPPKESAPQQQNHSHSPSSSSPVPNADNKTETNHEGNHADEICNSRKPNEAEVRTKEHTAIVLLGVIGAEFGQNVSTTTSQRRDSERRKSSVVEGFGIGNNNLARLTSMSLMRLLLDPHQFKQQTHSSLRRAAIDLIGRGFTVWEPYLDISKVLLGLLEMCCDADKLVPSMTYGLPLTPQADTCRTARHALTLIATARPAAFITTMAREVARFNAIQQNSQTLNVNVNSNILARAKPEILRIVEQLIDKMQSEMSDLLVEVMDIILHCLDPGHLKTKPLNEVFPAVCRFNQVSHCSATRRIAVGGRVGQLALYELRGTVKCQTVSAHQASVTALAFSPEGKFLVSYSCTENKLCFWQQTSSGMFGLGNSQTRCVKSYSTAPMNDVTRLNPMRLARLIWINNRTVTLMLADGSETRFNV; translated from the exons ATGACTGAAGAAGGAAGTTTAGTGGTTCCAATCGTTCTTTGGGGTAAAGTACCACCCACCCACTGTATATCATGCATGTACTTGTCTCGTGATCAGAAGACCTTGGTCACGGGATGTTATGATGGTCACATTTGTCTATGGCAAGTTGATCCTGAGACGCTCaag aTGACACCTAGATGTCTTTTGGTCGGACACACGGGTTCAGTGATGTGCCTCAGCCGTGCAAGTGACGTCTTGGAGTTGGATTACATCGTCAGCTGCAGTGAGAATGGGGAAATGTGTACCTGGGATTTAGTAAATGGAAATTGCCgcgaaaatgttaaaattgcCTACGTCCATACTCAGATGTTTGCTTACGTTTCAACAGGCAGTGACAAAGTTTCATTATTTTGTTCtgg ATATTATCCAGAAGTTTTAGTAATGGACCCATTCAGTCTGGAAATATTATACACGTTAAGTTCACGTGTAAATCCAGATTGGATTAGCGCATTACAAGTACTGAGGCCGGCCAAACGGAAAGGTCGGTTCTTAGTACACACAA atgACGTGGTACTTGCAATCACGACAACGGGTACTGTCAAAGTCTGGTCACTTTTTGGAAAGGAGCAACAAGCCAAGGATCCGATTTATGAGAACGAGAGCAAACAGATCAAGTGTCTGAATGCTCTTGCCATGACCTGCTGCGCGTACAACCATCGGACAGTTTTGATTGTCTGTTCTAATAGTTGGCAG gtCTACGATGCTGCtgatttttcattactttgtTCAGTGAATGCACCTCAGAAGGAACGTTGGGTAGCTGGAGATTTCTTATCAACAGATCAAGTATTAATTTGGACTGATGAAGGCCATGGTTACATCTATAAATTACCATCAAA CAAGCTGAAGGGCAAGGCTCTCAGCAG cAGCGTGGCAGAGAATCACGACTTCCACACATCTTCAATTGAGAGCGATCAACCTTACAGTTTTTGTATTCTATCGTATCCCGGGGAAAAG CCTCTATCGTGCCCGCCGACAATGAAATTAGTAACAGCAACGCGTCAAAATAAACCAGTTAAATATCTAATTCGCGGTGACAGCGAAGGTGTTATTATGATTTGGACAGTACCAGAGATGACGTCCCAGCAAATTTCCGAAATAAATAACAGTACCAACGAGCTCGTACTATCGCCGACAATAATAACAAGCTTATCAGCAGCTTGGGATGCCATGAAACCACCACCGGTAGGAATCCTCGATCAGATGGACACGGGAGAGACGATAAAATTGACAGCTTGTATATATTTACCCCAACAAAGTCGTCTGGTTGTTGGCCGCGAGGACGGCAGTATAATTATAGTGCCAGCAACTCAGACCGTAATGTTGCAATTGCTGCATGGAAACCATCAGCATTACGATGATTGGCCGCCGCATCAAGTTCTTATGGGGCATTCTGGACGCGTTAATTGTCTTCTTTATCCTCACAGTCATTCTCCGCGCTACGACCGCACGCATTTAGTCTCCGGTTCTGTTGATTTCGCTGTTTGTTTATGGGATTTATATACCGGGAATTTGGTCCATCGTTTTTGTGTCCATGCTGGTGAAATTACACAGTTGACAATAACTCCTGATAATTGTAGt CCAAGGATACAAAAATGTATATGCAGCGTAGCTTCAGATCACAGCGTAACTCTTTTATCACTTGCGGAAAGGAAATGTGTTGTACTCGCGTCGCGTCATTTATTCCCGGTCACTACAATAAAGTGGCGGCCATTGGACGATTTTATGATAGTCGGGTGCTCTGACGGTGCTGTCTACGTATGGCAAATGGAAACAGGACATCTGGATCGTGTTTTACATGGAATTATTGCCGAAGAAGTTTTATTTGCCTGTAGTGACAACACTATAATTACTGGAGACGCAACTGCTGGTGGAGAACTTGGTCTCGCAAATCCTGCGGTTCATTTCTTcag AGGATTGAGACATCGAAATTTGTCGGCTATTCGGCACGCAACTCAACGAGGATTACATCAGTTACAGCAACTTCATGGCGGGCATGGCGATCATCACGACAGTCAACTGAAAACTAAAGACTACCCATTAAATATCGAAGGGTTTAGAGGGAATCCAAAAGATCCGGAAGGACATATTCTGTTCTTCAATGTCGAGGCACTGATAG TGCAATTATTGAGTGACGAGTATGGCTCGATGTCTCCTGGATCATTAGAGGCACAGGGTTTAATTTCAGCGTCTGAGTATCAAAAAGTTGCGGCCCTCACACAATCGGCTAGTCCTGATGCCCATAGAAAAATCGCAG gtgAAGGATGGAATAATGGTGATGGTTCAAGAAATACATTGAAACGTAATGGTAATTTCAATGAGCCTAATTCGACAATGGAAATAGCGCAATTACTACTGAGTCTTCTCCATGCCTGGGGTATGGATCCAGACCTGGATCGTGTTTGCGAAAGTAAATTAGGATTATTACGACCTATGGTACCCGTTTCATTTGGTGTCATATGTAAATCAA gcTACATGACTTTGCTGTTACCAACATGGCACCTACAGTTGGACCTAAAAATAGAGCCTACTCAGTTAGAACAACGTCTGCCAATAGAACTAGTCCGTCAAGATCGCCTAACAAAAGCATTTACAGCCCGCGCACACTGGGAATTATCAACGACCTTAAcatcaaatcatttattgacAGTAGTAGCACTAGCGAATACTCTGATGTCAATGAATAATGCGACATTTGTACCTGAGCAAGAGCGCAATCGTAAAATGCACAGACCGGGTAATCGTGCTGGGGTTAATTGGAACAAAGCTGAGGAAGAAAATGAAGAAATGTATACTGTGCAACAAGCGCAGATTAAACAAGGCTGGTCATTACTGGCGACACTTCACTGTGTTTTATTGCCGGATAAAGTTGCTGCTTTGGGCGGAGTAAAGACATTTAAGCGTCCGCTGGTAGAAATGATGGCTTGCAGATGGCAAGATCAGTGTCTTGAGTTACGTGAAGCTGCTCAAGCTCTTTTGCTGGCTGAGTTGGGTAGACTAGGACCTAAAGGAAGAAAAACTTTGGTCGATTATTGGGCACAATATTTACCCAAAGATCCGCCCAAGGAGTCTGCGCCTCAGCAGCAAAACCACAGTCACAGTCCGTCGTCCTCAAGTCCGGTTCCTAATGCTGACAATAAAACAGAAACAAATCATGAGGGCAATCATGCTGATGAAATTTGTAACTCACGTAAACCAAATGAAGCGGAAGTGAGGACTAAAGAGCACACGGCGATAGTATTATTAGGAGTAATCGGTGCTGAGTTTGGTCAAAATGTATCGACTACAACGAGCCAACGTCGTGACAGCGAGCGACGGAAAAGTTCTGTCGTTGAAGGTTTTGGTATTGGCAATAATAATTTGGCGAGACTTACCAGCATGTCTTTGATGCGTTTGCTCTTAGACCCGCACCAATTTAAGCAGCAGACTCATTCGTCACTCCGTCGGGCGGCTATTGATTTGATCGGCCGCGGATTCACTGTCTGGGAGCCGTATCTCGACATCTCTAAAGTACTTCTTGGTCTTCTGGAGATGTGCTGCGATGCAGACAAACTTGTGCCCAGTATGACTTACGGATTGCCGCTGACTCCACAAGCAGATACATGTCGTACTGCTCGACACGCTCTCACGTTAATTGCTACCGCACGACCCGCGGCATTCATTACAACTATGGCACGTGAAGTCGCGAGGTTCAACGCGATCCAACAAAATTCACAGACACTTAATGTCAATGTCAATTCTAATATACTAGCACGGGCTAAGCCTGAAATTTTACGTATCGTAGAGCAGTTGATTGACAAAATGCAAAGTGAGATGAGTGATCTCTTAGTTGAAGTAATGGATATTATTCTTCATTGTCTTGATCCCGGTCATTTGAAAACTAAGCCCCTTAATGAAGTTTTCCCAGCAGTGTGCAGATTTAatcag GTCAGTCACTGTTCAGCTACACGTCGAATAGCAGTCGGTGGTCGGGTAGGTCAATTAGCACTCTACGAATTACGTGGCACCGTTAAATGTCAAACAGTGTCTGCTCATCAAGCTTCTGTCACAGCTCTGGCATTTTCGCCGGagggaaaatttttagtcagttATTCTTGcacggaaaataaattatgcttTTGGCAG caaACAAGTAGTGGAATGTTTGGTCTAGGTAATTCTCAAACACGCTGCGTCAAATCGTACAGTACAGCACCGATGAATGATGTCACTAGATTAAATCCAATGCGGCTGGCCCGTTTAATATGGATTAATAATCGTACTGTCACTTTGATGCTTGCGGATGGTTCAGAGACACGctttaatgtttaa